Below is a window of Sulfurisphaera ohwakuensis DNA.
GTTCAATTTCCAATAGCTAAGGCATATGCGAAATTACAAGCACTTATAAGTTATTTCAATGAGGGATTGAGTTTAGTTGAAGAAGAAAAGGACGCTAAGCTAATTGGAAACTATGCTAATATTTCGAAATACCTAGCAGCAGAAATAGCTTGGGAAGCAGGGAATGTAGCAATGGACGTTTATGGAGGTTATGGTTATGCTGTGGAAACAGGCATAGAAAGAAAACTAAGAGAGACTAGACTATATAAGGTAGCTCCCATATCACAAAATTTAGTCTTAGCATATATTGCTCACCATATGCTAGGACTTCCAAGATCATACTAATTGGGAAAAATAACAGATAGAAATTAGCTTAAAAATTATTTCAAATCAATTTATTATATAACTTGCTTATTAGAAAAAGAATCTTTTTAATTAGAGGTTTTATAAAAATAGTTCTATTAATTTATAGTTCTAGTTAGTTGAGTATTACCTTTGTTTACTCGCTTCCATTATTACTCCTTTTTTAATTAGATTATTTATCTCGCCGTTACTATATCCTAATTCAAGTAAAATTTCCCTAGTATGTTCACCTAACCGTGGAGCAACAGTTTCCTTTTTATTAAATGGGAACCTAATATACTTCATCCCGTTAACCTCATAAACTAACCTATTACCATACCTTTGGAAAGCTTCAGCTAAGTTAAGCACTGGAGCTACTGGTACATCAGCATCACTCAATAATTTTACCCAATATTCTTTAGTATTATTCTCAAATATTTTTTGCAATTCACTTACTATATACTCCCTATTTTCAAGTCTCTTTTGGTTAGTATTGAATTTCTCTAGATCCTCTCTTCCTAGAGCTTTGCATAGCTTAGAATATTGCTCATCAGTGAAAACTGCTACGAAAATATAACCGTCAGCTGTCTTAAACGCTTGGTAAGGAACTAAGTATCTGTGTGCAGAACCCATCCTCTTAGGTATTGCTCCAACGTTTAAGTACATATAAGCATCTTCAAGCATTAAGTAAAATTGGGTATAGATCATTGGCACGTTGATAAAGATTGATTCTCCTTTATTTAAGGCAGACAGGATGAGTATAGTACCCATCAAAGCAGTTATTATATCCGTAATTGAGGTTGCAAATTTAGCCGGAGGTCCATTTTCTTCTCCAGTCATATCCATTAGACCACTCAATGCTAATATTGTTGCGTCATAAGCTGGCTTATCAGCCTCCTCTGGTCCATAACCTGTTATTGAACAGTATATTAAGCTGGGGTTAATTTCCTTCAAAGTATCGTAATCTATTCTTAATTTTTTAAGTGCAGAAGGCCTATAATTAGTAATTAATATCCTAGCAGATTTCACCAACTTTTTGAAAATCTCGTAACCTTCACTTGTTTTGAGATTAATTACAACACTCTTCTTTCCCCTATTTGTACTGGCAAAATAAATACTAACTCCATTTATCTCTGGATTAATTTTCCTCCTATCATCACCATAAGGAGGAGGCTCAACCTTTATTACCTCAAATCCTAAATCAGCTAATATTTCCCCAATTAAAGGTGCTGATATATTACTTCCCAGCTCAAGGACTCTATACATTTTGTCATCCTCGTTTAGTTGAAGACGGAATACTCATTCTTTCTTTTCTCCCGTCCAACTTGCCCCTCTCTTTCTAACCATAAATACTCTATCAAATTCCACAACCTTTTCTCCCCTTTGATTATATCCCCATGTCCTTATTTTAACTATTCCGAAACCGGGTCTGCTTTTAGATTCCCTAATCTCTGTAACCTCAGCTTCTGCATAGATCGTATCTCCAGCGAAAACCGGGTTTAAGAATTTCACATTTTCTAATCCTAACATAAAACCGTTTTGACTCGTTTGTTCGACAAGCATTCCCGCAACTATTGCTAAAGTTAAAAAACCATTTACTACTAACCTCCCCTTAAACGGTTCTCCAGGGAAGTATTTCTCTGTATAGTCCTTATTAAAATGGATTTGATTACTATTATTAGTTAAGAGAGTAAACCAAATATTATCAACATCTGTTATTGTCCTTCCTATCTTACTTTTAAATTTCTGCCCTACTTTAAAATCCTCGAAATAAGGACCTTCTGTATTCTCTGACATAATTTAAAGTATTATAATAGGGTTTAAAAAAGCATTTTTAACAATTTCTGAATTTAACTATTAGAAGTTATTATTTATAATGCATCAAGAGATTGCATAAAAAGCTTAAAATTTTAGAAAGGACTGGGGAAAACTGTAAGTTGTAATAGCAATTACAAACAATGAAGTGTAGCTTTTTACTGATAACTTTAGGTGATCATACCTATTAACATGATAAAATATCGTAACTTGCCGATCACACAGAGAAATATATTATATTTTCTTGTAACTAGCATAATTTTTTAGCTTTTAGATACATCTAATATCACATGAAATTAGAAAAAGTGTTAGTTGTAGGAGCAGGTACTATGGGACATGGTATTGCTGAACTGTTCGCTATGGCTGGATATCAAGTATATTTAAGTGATATAAATCAAGAAATTCTGGATAATGCATTAAGTAAAATTAAGTGGAGTTTAGATAAACTCCAAGAAAAAGGACAGCTAAAGGAAAGTGCTAGTAATATAGTGTCAAGGATAAAGACTGTTGTAGGGCTAAATGAGAGTGTTAGTGACGCTGATTTTGCAATTGAGGCAGCTATAGAAAAATTAGATTTAAAGAGGCAAATCTTCTCTAAACTTGATGAATTATTACCTGCTCACGCAATATTAGCTACTAATACGAGCAGTTTATCTATATCTAAAATAGCTGAAGCTACGAAAAGACCGGAAAAAGTCGTTGGGATGCATTTCTTTAATCCTCCAGTATTGATGCAATTAGTTGAAGTAATGAAGGGTGAGAAGACTAGTGATGAGACTGCAAAGATAACGTATGAGTTAGCCAAAAAACTAGGTAAAACTCCTATAATGATAAATAAGGACGTTCCAGGATATGTAGTGAACAGAATTTTAGGGGAGATAATTTCGGCGTCATGTATTATACTTCAAAGAGGTATTGCTGATTATTTAACAATTGATGCTGTAGCTAGATATAAACTAGGATTTCCAATGGGTGTTTTCGAGCTGTTAGACTACACTGGGATTGATGTTAATTATTATGTCTCTAAGTCTTTAGAGGAATATGGGATAAAATCTCCTTGTTCAGCTTTATTTGAGGAGAAGGTTAAAAAGAACGAATTAGGAGTTAAGAGCGGAAAGGGATTTTACTCATATCCTGCACCGGGTAAATATTCAAAGCCCGAAATACCTAAGGAGTTAGCTGATAAATTAGATCCGGTGTTAATTGTTGCATTAGGGGTTAATGAGGCTTCAAGACTACTAAGACAAGGTATAGTAAGCAAAGAAGATATAGATTTAGGCGTTAAATTAGGATTGGGATTTCCTAAAGGAATCTTCCAGTATGCTGATGAGTTAGGGATAGATAATGTGGTTAATGCAATTAAATCTCTTTCAATTGAAGAACCAGATAGCCTATTACTGAATATGATTAACGAGAGAAAGTTAGGTGTAAAAAGCGGATCAGGGTTTTATGAGTATGGAAAAGTTGAGGAGAGAAAGTTAAATACATTAATAATTCGTATTGAACCACCATTAGCATGGATTATATTAAACAGACCAGAGAGGCTTAACGCGTTAAGCATGGAACTAATAGGGGAATTAAATAAAGCATTAGATGAGCTAGAAAATGACAGTAGGGTAAGGGTTGTAATTTTATCCGGAAGTGGTAGGGCTTTTTCAGCTGGAGCTGATATAACATCTTTCTTGACGTTAAAGCCAATAGATGTAATAAGATTTAGAAGTTTACGTGAGTTAACTAATAAGATTCAGTTTTATACAAAACCAGTTATTGCGGCAATTAATGGTTATGCTTTAGGTGGTGGGTTAGAGATTGCTATGGCATGTGATATCAGAATTGCATCTGAAAATTCTATGCTTGGTCAACCAGAAATAAATCTTGGAATAATTCCAGGAGCTGGTGGGACTCAAAGGTTACCCAGGTTAGTAGGGAAGGGGAGAGCTAAATTACTTATCTATACTGGTGATATGGTGTCTGCGAAAGATGCATACGAAATGGGATTAGTTGATTTAGTAGTACCTACAAATAGATTTGAGGATGAGGTGAGAAGAATAGCTCTTAAAATGGCTGAGAAATCTCCGCTCTCACTGCTAGCCGCAAAATTGGCTATAGAATTAGGTTATGAGGCTAATATATTTAGTGGAGAGTATTTAGAGTCGAGTTTATTCGGACTACTGTTTACAACTAAAGATGTACAAGAGGGAGTAAGAGCTTTCTTAGAAAAGAGAAAGCCAGAATTTAAAGGAGAATAAAGTATTTTTTCTCTCTTTCCTACATCTTCTTATGTACTCTTTAAAAAATAAAGTTGTAGTCATAACTGGTTCCGGTAGAGGAATAGGTAGGGCACTAGCATTAAGATTAACAACTGAAGGAGCCCTAATAGTGGTGAATGCTAAGAAAAGAGTTGAAGAGATGAATGAGACAATTAAAATGATTAAAGACCAAGGTGGCGAAGCAATAGGAGTATTGGCTGATGTATCAACAAGGGAAGGATGTGAAATATTACTTAAGAAGACTCTCGAAGCTTATAAGGTAGTGGATATTTTAGTAAATAATGCAGGTATTGGGTTATTTTCTCCTTTTATTAACGTTGATGATAAGCTTATTGAAAAACATGTTTCTACTGACCTTTTATCGGTAATTTACTGTTCTCAGATATTTGCTAAGGAAATAAGGGAAGGGGGTGAAATATTGAATATAGCATCAGTTGCTGGGATTGTTCCCGCTTACGGTTTATCAATTTATGGTGCTATGAAAGGTGCGGTAATTACGTTAACTAAGTATTTAGCATTAGAATTAGCACCTAAAATTAGAGTAAACGCTATTGCACCGGGGTTTGTTAAGACTAAATTGGGGGAAAGCATGTATAAGTTCTTAGGTATTACTGAAAAAGAGTTTGCTGAAAAAGTTACGATTATGGGAAAACTACTTGAAGCAGAGGATGTTGCAGAACTAGCTACTACAATTTTAAAAATAGAATCACTTACAGGCCAAACATTCGTAATAGATTCTGGTGAAAGTCTTAAAGGAGGATTAAAATTCTAAACTATTTTCCGTAAAACGTTTTTCTTAATACATATCCTATTAATCCTATAGCATCTCTACCTTGTTCAATGAACGGAAAGAATGAAACGAACCCGTGAATTACATTATTAAATCTAACGCTCGTAACTTGCACACCAGATTGTAGAAGTTTGTTAGCATAAGCCTCTCCTTGATCCCTTAACGGGTCATGCTCAGCTGTTATTATTAATGCTGGAGGTAAATCACTTAAATCTGCTAATATTGGGGAGAATCTAAAGTCTAGTAAATCTTCCGGAGAACGCAAATACTGTTGACCAAACCACTCTATATGCTCCCTAGTTAAGAAGTACCCTTCTCCATTATCGTAAAAGGACTTTGTTACTGAATCAAAGCTTACTGCTGGGTATATAAGAACTTGATATTTTAGTTTAATATTTTCTTTCTTTGATAAGATGGAAACTACTGCAGCTAAGTTGCCACCAGCACTGTCACCACCAACAGCTATTCCGTATTTTCCACCGAATCTTTCTGAATTATTATATACCCATTTTAACGCATCAAATGAGTCAATTACAGCTGCTGGAAATTTGTTTTCCGGTGCAAGTCTGTAATCCACTGAAATTGTAACACATTGACAAGAGTTAGTTATGGCTCTACATAATGGATCATAACTTTCAACATCACCGAGAACAAATCCTCCACCATGGTAATAAACTAAAATCCCGTAAGGACCTTGTGTTTTAGGGTAATAAACTCTAGCTTTTATATTTGTTTCACTACCCGGTATAGTTATATCTTCTATTTTCCCTACTTCTTCTCTTGGTGTAAGGGATGAAAATTGTTTAAAGAGCGATCTTATTTCCTCGATCGATGCCTTTCCAATAGGTAGTTGAATAGTTGATTCCAATAATTTTTTTATTTTTGGATCTATCATTATTTATTACTTTTTCGAGTCAGATTAAATATTTTACGACGTAAAACTGGTTGTTACCGTTTATACAATAAAAATGAACTTTTTTCAAAGTCGATTGAAGTGTCAATTTTTAATTTTAATAATTTTTATAATAAATAATCTTACAGGTCAATAAAGCTTTTATTTTGTTGGTGTATAATAAAGAAAAGATATGAGAATACCCAAGACAAGAAAAGGGATTGAAACGGTAGAAAAAATCTTAGAAGCTTCAATAGAAGTAATTGAAGAGAAAGGATTTATGAACACATCTGTATCTGACATTACAAAAAGAGCTAATGTAGCTTATGGCGTATTTTACTACTATTTTAATAATAAATATGAACTCTTTGATGAACTAATGAGAAAAGCTAATAGGGAAATGAGATATTACTTGAAGATAAAAACAGAAAACATTCAAAGCAGAATAGAAAAAGAAAAGGTAGGGATTAGGGAATTTTTAAAGTGGATAAGGGAAAACAAAGACTATTACAAGTTGTTTATTGAGGCTCATGTTCATAGGCCAAATATGTTAATTTGGCATTATACTAAATTAGCGGAAAGGTACTCTATTGGATTAAGTGAAGCCATGAGGAGAGGAGAGATAATTAACGTAGATCCTGAGGTTCTTTCGTATGTGTTAATTGGGATTAGTGAGATATTAGGAAAGAGATATGTAGTTTGGAATAATGATGAAATACCCAATCACGTCATAACTGAAGCTAATAAGATAATAGAAAATTTACTTAAACCTAAGTAAATAGTTTCATGGTATTGTGGCGATTCAAGGATCCGTTACGATTTCAATTTATTTCAATAGGATTAGATAAGAATCCGATTGATTAAAAAATTTTCTATATAAAAAAGTAAAAATCTCCTTTTAGCATCTGGTATTTTCAGAGATTTTCCTCAATTGAGACACTATAGGTAGTTTGATAAAAATTTTTATTTTAGGATTTCCAAATTGTAGATATGTCTATTCAAGGAGGTTTTCGCACAAGTAAAGATGTTAAGAAGTTTTTTGAAAATTATCAAAATTTTATAAGTTGTATACCAAATGTAAAAGATATTAATGATAAGAGATTTAAGTTAGATGCCCAAGTTGGAGGGTTTAGCGTAACGGCTGATGGCGAATTAGTAACATTTAAGCAAAGTGGAGATACTTATGAATACGAAATAAAAATAAACGGTCCTGGAGCTATAATTAATATAAAAACTGTATATAAATTACAAAATAACGAGATTTCATGGACTTCTCACTATAATTATGAGGGTTTCGCTGTATCTATGGTAGGATCATTATTAGATACTACAATACAGAATATGATAAAAGCAACAAACGAATGTATACGATCAAAATTAGAGTAACATAATGTCTTCACTTGGTACAATCCGATATACTACGCGTATGTGCACTAAATTAATTTTACAGACGT
It encodes the following:
- a CDS encoding 3-hydroxyacyl-CoA dehydrogenase/enoyl-CoA hydratase family protein, translated to MKLEKVLVVGAGTMGHGIAELFAMAGYQVYLSDINQEILDNALSKIKWSLDKLQEKGQLKESASNIVSRIKTVVGLNESVSDADFAIEAAIEKLDLKRQIFSKLDELLPAHAILATNTSSLSISKIAEATKRPEKVVGMHFFNPPVLMQLVEVMKGEKTSDETAKITYELAKKLGKTPIMINKDVPGYVVNRILGEIISASCIILQRGIADYLTIDAVARYKLGFPMGVFELLDYTGIDVNYYVSKSLEEYGIKSPCSALFEEKVKKNELGVKSGKGFYSYPAPGKYSKPEIPKELADKLDPVLIVALGVNEASRLLRQGIVSKEDIDLGVKLGLGFPKGIFQYADELGIDNVVNAIKSLSIEEPDSLLLNMINERKLGVKSGSGFYEYGKVEERKLNTLIIRIEPPLAWIILNRPERLNALSMELIGELNKALDELENDSRVRVVILSGSGRAFSAGADITSFLTLKPIDVIRFRSLRELTNKIQFYTKPVIAAINGYALGGGLEIAMACDIRIASENSMLGQPEINLGIIPGAGGTQRLPRLVGKGRAKLLIYTGDMVSAKDAYEMGLVDLVVPTNRFEDEVRRIALKMAEKSPLSLLAAKLAIELGYEANIFSGEYLESSLFGLLFTTKDVQEGVRAFLEKRKPEFKGE
- a CDS encoding SDR family oxidoreductase, which gives rise to MYSLKNKVVVITGSGRGIGRALALRLTTEGALIVVNAKKRVEEMNETIKMIKDQGGEAIGVLADVSTREGCEILLKKTLEAYKVVDILVNNAGIGLFSPFINVDDKLIEKHVSTDLLSVIYCSQIFAKEIREGGEILNIASVAGIVPAYGLSIYGAMKGAVITLTKYLALELAPKIRVNAIAPGFVKTKLGESMYKFLGITEKEFAEKVTIMGKLLEAEDVAELATTILKIESLTGQTFVIDSGESLKGGLKF
- a CDS encoding CaiB/BaiF CoA transferase family protein, with protein sequence MYRVLELGSNISAPLIGEILADLGFEVIKVEPPPYGDDRRKINPEINGVSIYFASTNRGKKSVVINLKTSEGYEIFKKLVKSARILITNYRPSALKKLRIDYDTLKEINPSLIYCSITGYGPEEADKPAYDATILALSGLMDMTGEENGPPAKFATSITDIITALMGTILILSALNKGESIFINVPMIYTQFYLMLEDAYMYLNVGAIPKRMGSAHRYLVPYQAFKTADGYIFVAVFTDEQYSKLCKALGREDLEKFNTNQKRLENREYIVSELQKIFENNTKEYWVKLLSDADVPVAPVLNLAEAFQRYGNRLVYEVNGMKYIRFPFNKKETVAPRLGEHTREILLELGYSNGEINNLIKKGVIMEASKQR
- a CDS encoding alpha/beta hydrolase; the encoded protein is MMIDPKIKKLLESTIQLPIGKASIEEIRSLFKQFSSLTPREEVGKIEDITIPGSETNIKARVYYPKTQGPYGILVYYHGGGFVLGDVESYDPLCRAITNSCQCVTISVDYRLAPENKFPAAVIDSFDALKWVYNNSERFGGKYGIAVGGDSAGGNLAAVVSILSKKENIKLKYQVLIYPAVSFDSVTKSFYDNGEGYFLTREHIEWFGQQYLRSPEDLLDFRFSPILADLSDLPPALIITAEHDPLRDQGEAYANKLLQSGVQVTSVRFNNVIHGFVSFFPFIEQGRDAIGLIGYVLRKTFYGK
- a CDS encoding MaoC family dehydratase, with the protein product MSENTEGPYFEDFKVGQKFKSKIGRTITDVDNIWFTLLTNNSNQIHFNKDYTEKYFPGEPFKGRLVVNGFLTLAIVAGMLVEQTSQNGFMLGLENVKFLNPVFAGDTIYAEAEVTEIRESKSRPGFGIVKIRTWGYNQRGEKVVEFDRVFMVRKRGASWTGEKKE
- a CDS encoding TetR/AcrR family transcriptional regulator; this encodes MRIPKTRKGIETVEKILEASIEVIEEKGFMNTSVSDITKRANVAYGVFYYYFNNKYELFDELMRKANREMRYYLKIKTENIQSRIEKEKVGIREFLKWIRENKDYYKLFIEAHVHRPNMLIWHYTKLAERYSIGLSEAMRRGEIINVDPEVLSYVLIGISEILGKRYVVWNNDEIPNHVITEANKIIENLLKPK
- a CDS encoding SRPBCC domain-containing protein; protein product: MSIQGGFRTSKDVKKFFENYQNFISCIPNVKDINDKRFKLDAQVGGFSVTADGELVTFKQSGDTYEYEIKINGPGAIINIKTVYKLQNNEISWTSHYNYEGFAVSMVGSLLDTTIQNMIKATNECIRSKLE